From the Platichthys flesus chromosome 6, fPlaFle2.1, whole genome shotgun sequence genome, one window contains:
- the blm gene encoding recQ-like DNA helicase BLM isoform X1 produces MSGLPQNNLEEQLARHSTAAQSRLSLAKPKPGAFSFKKKISSATSKEEVSTKVISANALANRNVNVPKNSVVTKSLLAFSNKLEAPQKAQINKFFPVSSKGKSESISPAGNCAPAAQTPPAVSCIKLTTAPSIHNSHFPSENGTSTILDASLGFQMDDWDDIDDFETPAKGKNDSFNSELSGSSTKPVSLPNGGKNEFTWKLHLNDSVITPDLGNSFSKKNGLSRSEQSCLETKELEHCVNKTADSPGFSFYQDPEELFPDDSAIKMPRRHRRAHLKSVMSDNEDDNNVVAEPLKERKDDTKTLVDTAVIELDDKSEPDDDKDYIPPSPIPYTSKMLEIRSKAADDESRDSQVYTKRPVTTLHKPSVLHSKDKTNEQLFSIMESICSLVDSIPEHELIGLSYGSELLLKRAQRKRILATGGEALFRMQQPDSTVISETSLKESSSVSCYTSSGMSSSGSAHVDIKKPLHIRRSPAISLDYDSDLSDSIINVEPLHRKDNGKLYVENNGVCDSPSNHSLTKPSFNSSKKVSTGLDGSDLFFSPAKPETGVKKKSNTAAVTAADNTEADDFYFDDFDIDDFNDSDIPDYFDEASTSSVTGTNSRAVSIVKEGGPSKSTWDKKPTTPASAAKPAKIRSPEPDFRNPAHDRFRGFNFSHSQEMMKIFHKRFGLHQFRFNQLEAINATLQGEDTFILMPTGGGKSLCYQLPACVSSGVSIVISPLKSLIVDQVQKLTTLDIPATSLSGDKSDSEVGRIYMQLSRKDPIVKLLYVTPEKVSASNKLISALHNLYERGLLTRFVIDEAHCVSQWGHDFRPDYKKLHELRQKFPKVPMMALTATATPRVQKDILNQLSMTRPQVFTMSFNRTNLKYAVLPKKPKKVDEDCINWIKKHYPRDSGIVYCLSRNDCDAMAESLQRAGILGLAYHAGLSDGDREYVQSKWINQDGCQVICATIAFGMGIDKPDVRYVIHASLPKSVEGYYQESGRAGRDGDVSHCILFYSYTDVQRIKRILSMDREGDRHAKATHFNNLNSMVHFCENIMDCRRIQLLAYFGELNFNKSFCKEHPDVTCDNCSKPNQYKMRNVTEDVKKIVSFVQENCEKVGAKFGKTAKQNRLTLNMLVDIFLGSKTAKVQTGMFGKGGAYTRHNADRLFKKLVLDNVLVEDLHIVFNGQAVSYISAGTKAMSVLSGNMQVEFCETESASSSRRIKASVTKNVSQRDEMVQKCLKELTDLCKQLGKAFGIHYFNIFSTATLKTISEKLSSDTEVLLQIDGVTEDKLEKYGAEVIQLLQKYSEWQLPEEPAAVGGDEWIDTTRGRANINYDDEDDTESSTYFRNQSAQGQKRKKAPSFKSSKKRKGYNNTSSNSKGNGYNSNKSWSSSSSRGGAKATGRGSRSSAGDASSERRPGFLTAPTPQSRQRPFLKPTFSNMS; encoded by the exons ATGTCCGGTCTTCCACAAAACaacctggaggagcagctggcgAGACACAGCACCGCCGCTCAGAGCAGGCTGTCTCTGGCCAAACCCAAACCCGG GGCCTTTTCATTCAAAAAGAAGATCTCATCAGCTACGTCAAAGGAGGAAGTTTCGACCAAGGTAATCAGCGCAAATGCTTTGGCAAACAGGAATGTCAATGTCCCTAAGAACAGTGTGGTGACTAAATCTCTTTTGGCATTTTCAAACAAGCTTGAGGCACCTCAAAAGGCCCAAATCAACAAATTCTTCCCTGTAAGTTCAAAAGGCAAGTCAGAATCCATCAGCCCAGCAGGTAACtgtgctcctgctgctcagaCTCCTCCAGCAGTGTCCTGTATAAAGTTGACTACAGCTCCATCTATACATAACAGCCACTTTCCTAGTGAAAACGGCACCTCCACGATTCTGGATGCATCTCTTGGATTTCAAATGGATGATTGGGATGATATTGATGACTTTGAAACTCCTGCCAAAGGAAAAAACGACTCATTCAACTCAGAATTATCAGGGAGCAGCACCAAGCCAGTCTCGCTTCCtaatggaggaaaaaatgaaTTCACATGGAAACTACACCTTAATGACTCTGTTATCACACCAGACTTAGGCAACTCGTTCTCCAAAAAGAATGGCCTCTCCAGAAGTGAACAGTCTTGTCTGGAAACAAAGGAATTGGAACACTGTGTCAACAAAACAGCAGATTCACCAGGATTTAGTTTTTATCAGGATCCAGAAGAGTTGTTCCCAGATGATTCCGCAATTAAAATGCCCAGAAGACATCGTCGTGCTCATCTGAAGTCTGTGATGAGTGATAATGAGGATGACAACAATGTTGTGGCCGAgcctttaaaagaaagaaaag atGATACGAAAACACTGGTTGACACTGCAGTAATAGAGCTCGATGACAAATCAGAGCCTGATGATGATAAGGACTACATCCCCCCTTCCCCAATCCCTTATACGTCTAAAATGTTAGAGATAAG ATCCAAAGCGGCTGATGATGAAAGCAGGGACAGTCAAGTGTACACCAAGAGACCCGTCACAACTCTGCATAAACCTTCTGTTCTCCACTCAAAAGATAAAACAA ATGAGCAGCTTTTCAGTATCATGGAGTCCATTTGTTCTCTGGTTGATTCCATCCCGGAACATGAACTAATAGGTCTGTCTTATGGAAGTGAGCTTTTACTGAAGAGGGCTCAAAG GAAGAGAATTCTTGCAACTGGTGGTGAAGCACTGTTCAGGATGCAGCAGCCAGACAGCACAGTGATTTCAGAAACCAGCTTAAAGGAAAGCTCCTCTGTTAGTTGTTATACGTCTAGTGGCATGTCTTCTAGCGGCTCTGCCCATGTGGACATTAAAAAACCTCTTCACATCAGGAGATCTCCAGCAATCTCTTTGGACTATGATTCTGATCTCTCTGACAGTATTATTAATGTGGAGCCTTTGCACAGAAAGGACAATGGGAAATTATATGTGGAGAATAATGGTGTGTGTGACTCGCCATCAAATCACAGCCTCACAAAACCATCTTTTAATTCCTCAAAGAAAGTGAGCACAGGCCTGGACGGCTCAGATCTCTTCTTCTCACCCGCGAAGCCAGAGACTGGTGTGAAGAAAAAATCAAATACAGCGGCAGTCACAGCTGCAGACAACACAGAAGCAGAcgacttttactttgatgactTCGACATAGATGACTTCAATGACTCGGATATCCCTGATTACTTTGATGAAGCCTCAACTTCTTCAGTGACTGGAACAAACTCCAGAGCTGTGTCTATAGTGAAAGAGGGAGGACCGAGCAAGTCTACGTGGGATAAGAAACCGACAACACCTGCGTCTGCAGCCAAACCTGCAAAGATCCGCTCCCCCG AGCCCGACTTCAGAAACCCAGCCCATGATCGATTCAGAGGATTCAACTTCTCCCACTCACAGGAAATGATGAAGATCTTTCACAAGCGCTTTGGTCTTCATCAATTCCGGTTCAATCAACTAGAAGCGATTAATGCGACGCTTCAGGGAGAAGACACGTTTATTCTGATGCCCACAG GTGGTGGAAAGAGCTTGTGTTACCAGCTGCCAGCCTGCGTGTCATCAGGCGTCTCCATCGTCATCTCGCCTCTGAAATCACTCATTGTCGACCAGGTGCAGAAACTCACAACGCTAGAT ATTCCAGCAACAAGTCTGTCTGGTGATAAAAGTGACAGTGAAGTAGGGAGGATCTATATGCAGCTCTCCAGGAAAGACCCCATCGTTAAACTGCTCTATGTTACACCTGAAAAG GTCAGCGCAAGTAACAAGCTTATCTCCGCCCTGCATAACCTGTACGAGAGAGGCCTGTTGACGCGCTTTGTCATAGATGAGGCTCACTGCGTCAGTCAG tgGGGCCACGATTTCCGTCCAGACTACAAGAAGTTGCATGAGCTGCGACAGAAGTTCCCCAAAGTGCCCATGATGGCTCTGACAGCCACTGCCACCCCTCGCGTCCAGAAAGATATCCTCAACCAGCTGAGTATGACTCGGCCTCAGGT GTTTACCATGAGTTTCAACCGAACAAACTTGAAGTATGCTGTGTTGCCCAAGAAACCCAAAAAGGTGGACGAGGACTGCATCAACTGGATCAAAAAGCACTACCCAC GTGACTCTGGCATTGTGTACTGCCTGTCCCGTAATGACTGTGATGCCATGGCGGAGAGTCTCCAGAGAGCGGGGATATTAGGTCTGGCTTATCACGCGGGCCTGAGTGACGGTGACAGGGAGTATGTGCAGAGCAAGTGGATCAATCAGGATGGCTGCCAG GTCATCTGTGCCACCATAGCCTTCGGCATGGGCATTGACAAGCCTGATGTGCGGTATGTGATCCACGCTAGTCTGCCCAAATCAGTGGAGGGTTACTACCAGGAGTCGGGACGAGCCGGCAGAGACGGAGACGTCTCTCACTGTATTCTGTTCTACTCCTACACTGACGTGCAACGCATCAAGAGGATCCTCAGCA TGGACAGAGAAGGTGACAGACATGCCAAAGCGACTCATTTCAACAACCTAAACAGCATGGTGCACTTCTGCGAGAACATAATGGATTGTAGAAGAATTCAACTGCTCGCTTACTTTGGAGAGCTCAACTTCAACAAAAGCTTCTGTAAAGAGCACCCTGATGTCACCTGTGACAACTGTTCAAAACCCAAT CAATACAAGATGAGAAATGTTACAGAAGATGTGAAAAAGATTGTGAGCTTCGTCCAGGAGAACTGCGAGAAAGTAGGAGCGAAGTTTGGCAAGACTGCTAAGCAGAACCGGCTGACGCTGAACATGCTCGTGGATATCTTCCTAG GATCTAAAACTGCAAAGGTACAGACAGGAATGTTTGGGAAGGGAGGAGCCTACACCAGACACAACGCCGACCGTCTCTTCAAAAAACTGGTTCTGGATAACGTTCTGGTCGAGGACCTGCACATTGTGTTCAACGGTCAAGCTGTGTCTTACATCTCTGCTGGAACAAAAGCCATGAGCGTGCTGTCAGGGAACATGCAG GTGGAGttctgtgagacagagagtgcGTCAAGCAGCAGGAGAATCAAAGCTTCAGTGACCAAGAACGTTTCTCAGAGAGACGAGATGGTTCAAAAGTGTCTGAAGGAGCTGACGGATTTATGCAAGCAGCTCGGGAAAGCATTTGGCATTCACTATTTCAACATCTTCTCCACTGCCACCTTGAAAACGATATCTG AGAAGCTTTCCTCTGACACTGAAGTCCTCCTGCAGATCGATGGAGTGACGGAGGACAAACTGGAGAAGTATGGAGCTGAGGTCATTCAGCTTTTACAGAAATACTCTGAGTGGCAGCTACCTG AGGAGCCGGCTGCCGTTGGTGGAGATGAATGGATAGACACGACA
- the blm gene encoding recQ-like DNA helicase BLM isoform X2, giving the protein MSGLPQNNLEEQLARHSTAAQSRLSLAKPKPGAFSFKKKISSATSKEEVSTKLEAPQKAQINKFFPVSSKGKSESISPAGNCAPAAQTPPAVSCIKLTTAPSIHNSHFPSENGTSTILDASLGFQMDDWDDIDDFETPAKGKNDSFNSELSGSSTKPVSLPNGGKNEFTWKLHLNDSVITPDLGNSFSKKNGLSRSEQSCLETKELEHCVNKTADSPGFSFYQDPEELFPDDSAIKMPRRHRRAHLKSVMSDNEDDNNVVAEPLKERKDDTKTLVDTAVIELDDKSEPDDDKDYIPPSPIPYTSKMLEIRSKAADDESRDSQVYTKRPVTTLHKPSVLHSKDKTNEQLFSIMESICSLVDSIPEHELIGLSYGSELLLKRAQRKRILATGGEALFRMQQPDSTVISETSLKESSSVSCYTSSGMSSSGSAHVDIKKPLHIRRSPAISLDYDSDLSDSIINVEPLHRKDNGKLYVENNGVCDSPSNHSLTKPSFNSSKKVSTGLDGSDLFFSPAKPETGVKKKSNTAAVTAADNTEADDFYFDDFDIDDFNDSDIPDYFDEASTSSVTGTNSRAVSIVKEGGPSKSTWDKKPTTPASAAKPAKIRSPEPDFRNPAHDRFRGFNFSHSQEMMKIFHKRFGLHQFRFNQLEAINATLQGEDTFILMPTGGGKSLCYQLPACVSSGVSIVISPLKSLIVDQVQKLTTLDIPATSLSGDKSDSEVGRIYMQLSRKDPIVKLLYVTPEKVSASNKLISALHNLYERGLLTRFVIDEAHCVSQWGHDFRPDYKKLHELRQKFPKVPMMALTATATPRVQKDILNQLSMTRPQVFTMSFNRTNLKYAVLPKKPKKVDEDCINWIKKHYPRDSGIVYCLSRNDCDAMAESLQRAGILGLAYHAGLSDGDREYVQSKWINQDGCQVICATIAFGMGIDKPDVRYVIHASLPKSVEGYYQESGRAGRDGDVSHCILFYSYTDVQRIKRILSMDREGDRHAKATHFNNLNSMVHFCENIMDCRRIQLLAYFGELNFNKSFCKEHPDVTCDNCSKPNQYKMRNVTEDVKKIVSFVQENCEKVGAKFGKTAKQNRLTLNMLVDIFLGSKTAKVQTGMFGKGGAYTRHNADRLFKKLVLDNVLVEDLHIVFNGQAVSYISAGTKAMSVLSGNMQVEFCETESASSSRRIKASVTKNVSQRDEMVQKCLKELTDLCKQLGKAFGIHYFNIFSTATLKTISEKLSSDTEVLLQIDGVTEDKLEKYGAEVIQLLQKYSEWQLPEEPAAVGGDEWIDTTRGRANINYDDEDDTESSTYFRNQSAQGQKRKKAPSFKSSKKRKGYNNTSSNSKGNGYNSNKSWSSSSSRGGAKATGRGSRSSAGDASSERRPGFLTAPTPQSRQRPFLKPTFSNMS; this is encoded by the exons ATGTCCGGTCTTCCACAAAACaacctggaggagcagctggcgAGACACAGCACCGCCGCTCAGAGCAGGCTGTCTCTGGCCAAACCCAAACCCGG GGCCTTTTCATTCAAAAAGAAGATCTCATCAGCTACGTCAAAGGAGGAAGTTTCGACCAAG CTTGAGGCACCTCAAAAGGCCCAAATCAACAAATTCTTCCCTGTAAGTTCAAAAGGCAAGTCAGAATCCATCAGCCCAGCAGGTAACtgtgctcctgctgctcagaCTCCTCCAGCAGTGTCCTGTATAAAGTTGACTACAGCTCCATCTATACATAACAGCCACTTTCCTAGTGAAAACGGCACCTCCACGATTCTGGATGCATCTCTTGGATTTCAAATGGATGATTGGGATGATATTGATGACTTTGAAACTCCTGCCAAAGGAAAAAACGACTCATTCAACTCAGAATTATCAGGGAGCAGCACCAAGCCAGTCTCGCTTCCtaatggaggaaaaaatgaaTTCACATGGAAACTACACCTTAATGACTCTGTTATCACACCAGACTTAGGCAACTCGTTCTCCAAAAAGAATGGCCTCTCCAGAAGTGAACAGTCTTGTCTGGAAACAAAGGAATTGGAACACTGTGTCAACAAAACAGCAGATTCACCAGGATTTAGTTTTTATCAGGATCCAGAAGAGTTGTTCCCAGATGATTCCGCAATTAAAATGCCCAGAAGACATCGTCGTGCTCATCTGAAGTCTGTGATGAGTGATAATGAGGATGACAACAATGTTGTGGCCGAgcctttaaaagaaagaaaag atGATACGAAAACACTGGTTGACACTGCAGTAATAGAGCTCGATGACAAATCAGAGCCTGATGATGATAAGGACTACATCCCCCCTTCCCCAATCCCTTATACGTCTAAAATGTTAGAGATAAG ATCCAAAGCGGCTGATGATGAAAGCAGGGACAGTCAAGTGTACACCAAGAGACCCGTCACAACTCTGCATAAACCTTCTGTTCTCCACTCAAAAGATAAAACAA ATGAGCAGCTTTTCAGTATCATGGAGTCCATTTGTTCTCTGGTTGATTCCATCCCGGAACATGAACTAATAGGTCTGTCTTATGGAAGTGAGCTTTTACTGAAGAGGGCTCAAAG GAAGAGAATTCTTGCAACTGGTGGTGAAGCACTGTTCAGGATGCAGCAGCCAGACAGCACAGTGATTTCAGAAACCAGCTTAAAGGAAAGCTCCTCTGTTAGTTGTTATACGTCTAGTGGCATGTCTTCTAGCGGCTCTGCCCATGTGGACATTAAAAAACCTCTTCACATCAGGAGATCTCCAGCAATCTCTTTGGACTATGATTCTGATCTCTCTGACAGTATTATTAATGTGGAGCCTTTGCACAGAAAGGACAATGGGAAATTATATGTGGAGAATAATGGTGTGTGTGACTCGCCATCAAATCACAGCCTCACAAAACCATCTTTTAATTCCTCAAAGAAAGTGAGCACAGGCCTGGACGGCTCAGATCTCTTCTTCTCACCCGCGAAGCCAGAGACTGGTGTGAAGAAAAAATCAAATACAGCGGCAGTCACAGCTGCAGACAACACAGAAGCAGAcgacttttactttgatgactTCGACATAGATGACTTCAATGACTCGGATATCCCTGATTACTTTGATGAAGCCTCAACTTCTTCAGTGACTGGAACAAACTCCAGAGCTGTGTCTATAGTGAAAGAGGGAGGACCGAGCAAGTCTACGTGGGATAAGAAACCGACAACACCTGCGTCTGCAGCCAAACCTGCAAAGATCCGCTCCCCCG AGCCCGACTTCAGAAACCCAGCCCATGATCGATTCAGAGGATTCAACTTCTCCCACTCACAGGAAATGATGAAGATCTTTCACAAGCGCTTTGGTCTTCATCAATTCCGGTTCAATCAACTAGAAGCGATTAATGCGACGCTTCAGGGAGAAGACACGTTTATTCTGATGCCCACAG GTGGTGGAAAGAGCTTGTGTTACCAGCTGCCAGCCTGCGTGTCATCAGGCGTCTCCATCGTCATCTCGCCTCTGAAATCACTCATTGTCGACCAGGTGCAGAAACTCACAACGCTAGAT ATTCCAGCAACAAGTCTGTCTGGTGATAAAAGTGACAGTGAAGTAGGGAGGATCTATATGCAGCTCTCCAGGAAAGACCCCATCGTTAAACTGCTCTATGTTACACCTGAAAAG GTCAGCGCAAGTAACAAGCTTATCTCCGCCCTGCATAACCTGTACGAGAGAGGCCTGTTGACGCGCTTTGTCATAGATGAGGCTCACTGCGTCAGTCAG tgGGGCCACGATTTCCGTCCAGACTACAAGAAGTTGCATGAGCTGCGACAGAAGTTCCCCAAAGTGCCCATGATGGCTCTGACAGCCACTGCCACCCCTCGCGTCCAGAAAGATATCCTCAACCAGCTGAGTATGACTCGGCCTCAGGT GTTTACCATGAGTTTCAACCGAACAAACTTGAAGTATGCTGTGTTGCCCAAGAAACCCAAAAAGGTGGACGAGGACTGCATCAACTGGATCAAAAAGCACTACCCAC GTGACTCTGGCATTGTGTACTGCCTGTCCCGTAATGACTGTGATGCCATGGCGGAGAGTCTCCAGAGAGCGGGGATATTAGGTCTGGCTTATCACGCGGGCCTGAGTGACGGTGACAGGGAGTATGTGCAGAGCAAGTGGATCAATCAGGATGGCTGCCAG GTCATCTGTGCCACCATAGCCTTCGGCATGGGCATTGACAAGCCTGATGTGCGGTATGTGATCCACGCTAGTCTGCCCAAATCAGTGGAGGGTTACTACCAGGAGTCGGGACGAGCCGGCAGAGACGGAGACGTCTCTCACTGTATTCTGTTCTACTCCTACACTGACGTGCAACGCATCAAGAGGATCCTCAGCA TGGACAGAGAAGGTGACAGACATGCCAAAGCGACTCATTTCAACAACCTAAACAGCATGGTGCACTTCTGCGAGAACATAATGGATTGTAGAAGAATTCAACTGCTCGCTTACTTTGGAGAGCTCAACTTCAACAAAAGCTTCTGTAAAGAGCACCCTGATGTCACCTGTGACAACTGTTCAAAACCCAAT CAATACAAGATGAGAAATGTTACAGAAGATGTGAAAAAGATTGTGAGCTTCGTCCAGGAGAACTGCGAGAAAGTAGGAGCGAAGTTTGGCAAGACTGCTAAGCAGAACCGGCTGACGCTGAACATGCTCGTGGATATCTTCCTAG GATCTAAAACTGCAAAGGTACAGACAGGAATGTTTGGGAAGGGAGGAGCCTACACCAGACACAACGCCGACCGTCTCTTCAAAAAACTGGTTCTGGATAACGTTCTGGTCGAGGACCTGCACATTGTGTTCAACGGTCAAGCTGTGTCTTACATCTCTGCTGGAACAAAAGCCATGAGCGTGCTGTCAGGGAACATGCAG GTGGAGttctgtgagacagagagtgcGTCAAGCAGCAGGAGAATCAAAGCTTCAGTGACCAAGAACGTTTCTCAGAGAGACGAGATGGTTCAAAAGTGTCTGAAGGAGCTGACGGATTTATGCAAGCAGCTCGGGAAAGCATTTGGCATTCACTATTTCAACATCTTCTCCACTGCCACCTTGAAAACGATATCTG AGAAGCTTTCCTCTGACACTGAAGTCCTCCTGCAGATCGATGGAGTGACGGAGGACAAACTGGAGAAGTATGGAGCTGAGGTCATTCAGCTTTTACAGAAATACTCTGAGTGGCAGCTACCTG AGGAGCCGGCTGCCGTTGGTGGAGATGAATGGATAGACACGACA